One Mangifera indica cultivar Alphonso chromosome 4, CATAS_Mindica_2.1, whole genome shotgun sequence genomic region harbors:
- the LOC123214264 gene encoding anti-H(O) lectin 1-like: MAVPSTKRSFLFQFFVIIILLLVKIRVLRALSFNLSSFRSNGENMTYQTAYPQNQVILLASGTGMVGRATYYKPLHLWDNATGNLTDFTTRFTFVIDSQNRSTYGDGLAFFLAPQGSMIPVNATRGGSFGLANDDERLNSTSNPFVAIEFDIYENYYDPPGVPEHVGIDINSLHSLKTVPWWSDVKGGRRNEAWINYNSSTKNLTVEFTGFRNGTIVKQYLDYKVDLRLYLPEFVTFGFSGATGNATATHTINSWEFRSSLEDSDSTNTGIAVNPNLSAGRKSSKTGLGVGLGIGGIVISIILLDYLTILVK; the protein is encoded by the coding sequence ATGGCAGTCCCCAGCACGAAAAGGTCTTTTCTATTTCAATTCTTCGTGATCATCATCTTGTTATTGGTAAAAATTAGAGTGTTGAGGGCTTTATCTTTCAACCTCTCCAGTTTCCGTTCTAATGGGGAAAACATGACATACCAGACAGCTTACCCACAAAACCAAGTAATTCTGCTTGCCTCAGGAACTGGCATGGTTGGCCGGGCGACATATTATAAACCTCTGCACCTTTGGGACAATGCCACTGGAAATCTCACAGACTTTACCACCCGTTTCACTTTTGTCATCGATTCTCAAAATAGAAGTACTTATGGAGATGGGTTGGCCTTCTTTTTGGCGCCTCAGGGTTCAATGATTCCGGTGAACGCAACGAGAGGAGGATCTTTTGGTCTTGCAAATGATGATGAGCGATTAAATTCAACATCCAATCCGTTTGTTGCAATTGAGTttgatatttatgaaaattactATGATCCGCCCGGCGTCCCTGAACATGTAGGTATCGACATCAACTCTTTGCATTCTTTGAAAACTGTGCCATGGTGGAGTGATGTCAAGGGTGGAAGAAGGAACGAGGCATGGATCAATTATAATTCTAGTACAAAGAATTTGACAGTTGAATTCACTGGTTTTAGAAATGGTACCATTGTGAAGCAGTACCTCGATTATAAAGTCGATTTGAGGCTTTATTTACCTGAGTTTGTAACTTTCGGTTTCTCAGGAGCAACTGGAAATGCAACTGCAACTCATACAATTAACTCGTGGGAGTTCAGATCAAGCTTAGAAGACAGTGATTCAACTAATACAGGAATAGCGGTAAACCCAAATCTTTCTGCAGGTAGGAAGAGCAGCAAAACAGGACTGGGAGTGGGATTGGGTATTGGTGGCAtagttatttcaattattttattagactATCTCACCATTTTAGTAAAGTGA